A genomic segment from Aspergillus puulaauensis MK2 DNA, chromosome 1, nearly complete sequence encodes:
- a CDS encoding uncharacterized protein (COG:S;~EggNog:ENOG410PQ78;~SECRETED:SignalP(1-17)) — MHFITFLALAAPALVTATLDPASSNTKGKKPSNLNCESAKVSTAIQAAECSHNTRTSETQTFAVFQTDHQYDENNGAPYGTCSAYTCEAPSSDALEEDADYWVFYWGSQGEESGYGTTCIKDPNSGECGCENSDGTFVSGSDSCS, encoded by the exons ATGCACTTCATTaccttcctcgccctcgccgcccCGGCTCTCGTAACGGCCACCCTTGACCcagcctcatccaacaccaagggcaagaaaCCCAGTAACCTGAACTGCGAGA GCGCCAAAGTATCCACCGCAATCCAAGCAGCCGAGTGCTCGCACAACACCCGCACCTCCGAAACCCAGACCTTCGCCGTCTTCCAGACAGACCACCAATACGACGAGAACAACGGTGCGCCCTACGGTACCTGCAGTGCGTACACCTGTGAGGCGCCCTCTAGCGATGCGCTCGAGGAAGACGCCGACTATTGGGTCTTTTACTGGGGGAGTCAGGGAGAGGAGAGTGGCTATGGAACGACTTGCATCAAGGACCCGAACTCGGGAGAGTGTGGGTGTGAGAACTCGGATGGGACGTTTGTTTCTGGGAGTGATTCTTGCTCTTAA
- a CDS encoding uncharacterized protein (COG:S;~EggNog:ENOG410Q1JG): MASDNSAATLRETFRSTADRLLESLSSMSDPYIDRDKLPRDAFAISYFDPEDNTSLESSGWLFTPMPQVNLNRYTPNCQKSLLGGHYPGFEEFRSNPNPTTLLEEMGQSPGKRARILERCLETMFIRWCRKLIRKSLIDKTKWEPVVYPNPFLSREGLLSRYLPPGWGGGIFENVPSFPHIMMLQVQEISVTEDEMLLGEIGPIVQAIRNRLDQEEFADTAFFPVLIISLSGPQHGRITQGCFDRSGILQLRMSKLYSFETEQEAPFDLFLRFLANTPKEHPEENDVMA, translated from the exons ATGGCGTCGGATAATAGTGCTGCTACCCTGCGAGAGACCTTCAGGTCTACTGCCGATCGACTTCTCGAATCCCTGTCGTCTATGTCCGACCCCTACATTGACCGCGACAAGCTCCCTCGCGATGCCTTCGCTATCAGTTACTTCGACCCCGAAGACAACACATCTCTGGAATCCAGCGGGTGGCTGTTTACGCCAATGCCGCAAGTAAATCTCAACCGGTATACCCCAAATTGCCAGAAGTCTCTCCTTGGTGGGCACTATCCAGGCTTCGAGGAATTCCGGTCAaaccccaacccaacaaccctccTCGAGGAAATGGGACAATCCCCAGGGAAAAGGGCTAGGATTCTTGAGCGATGCCTCGAAACCATGTTTATTCGTTGGTGCCGCAAACTCATCCGCAAATCCTTGATTGACAAGACCAAGTGGGAGCCTGTAGT CTACCCGAATCCGTTCCTGTCTCGCGAGGGCTTACTGTCACGATACCTACCTCCCGGCTGGGGCGGCGGGATCTTCGAGAACGTCCCCAGCTTCCCACACATTATGATGTTGCAAGTCCAGGAGATATCGGTGACCGAGGACGAGATGCTTCTTGGGGAAATCGGGCCGATCGTGCAAGCGATCAGGAACAGACTCGACCAGGAGGAATTCGCCGATACCGCTTTCTTCCCT GTTCTGATCATATCGCTTTCAGGCCCCCAACACGGTCGGATAACCCAAGGCTGCTTCGATCGATCCGGCATACTCCAGCTAAGAATGAGCAAGCTGTATAGTTTTGAGACTGAACAGGAGGCACCGTTTGATCTCTTCTTGCGCTTTTTGGCGAACACGCCCAAAGAGCACCCGGAGGAGAATGATGTTATGGCGTAG
- a CDS encoding SDR family NAD(P)-dependent oxidoreductase (COG:Q;~EggNog:ENOG410PUEE;~InterPro:IPR002347,IPR036291,IPR020904;~PFAM:PF00106,PF13561,PF08659;~go_function: GO:0016491 - oxidoreductase activity [Evidence IEA];~go_process: GO:0055114 - oxidation-reduction process [Evidence IEA]): MSDFSGVSLKGKTAIVTGASRGIGAGIAILLAKRGANVVVNYVSEGSKKRAQEVADEITKIGTKAVLCQASVSNLDEIPRLVNAALGISETGKIEILIHNAAQGLEANLIDTTPEFYTTHFDCNVRGPIFLTKAAEPFLPKGGRIVFISSAGARLGVAGQTVYAATKAADEALVRVWAKELGQSHGITVNCVNPGPVATDQWFQSDEQFLKDMQPLIESTPAAPRVGEVDDVAPLVAFLCSEDARWTTGACLSANGGLYN; this comes from the exons ATGTCCGACTTCTCCGGCGTCTCACTCAAAGGCAAGACCGCGATCGTCACCGGTGCCTCCAG GGGCATCGGCGCGGGAATCGCCATTCTCCTAGCCAAGCGTGGCGCCAACGTCGTCGTCAACTACGTCTCAGAGGGCAGCAAGAAACGCGCCCAGGAAGTAGCAGACGAGATCACCAAGATCGGAACAAAGGCCGTTCTATGCCAGGCGAGCGTCAGCAACCTGGACGAGATCCCTCGGCTGGTGAACGCTGCGCTGGGGATCAGCGAGACGGGGAAGATTGAGATTCTGATCCACAA TGCCGCCCAAGGCCTCGAAGCCAACCTCATCGATACCACCCCGGAGTTCTACACAACCCACTTCGACTGCAATGTCCGCGGCCCGATCTTCCTCACCAAGGCCGCCGAGCCCTTTCTTCCCAAAGGCGGCCGGATCGTGTTTATCTCATCGGCTGGCGCGCGGCTCGGCGTTGCAGGGCAGACCGTGTACGCCGCCACCAAGGCCGCCGACGAGGCGCTGGTCCGGGTCTGGGCGAAGGAGCTGGGTCAGTCGCATGGCATTACAGTGAACTGCGTGAATCCTGGGCCTGTTGCAACTG ACCAGTGGTTCCAGAGCGATGAGCAGTTCCTGAAGGATATGCAGCCCTTGATTGAATCTACCCCTGCGGCTCCGAGAGTGGGAgaggtggatgatgttgcGCCCTTGGTTGCGTTCTTGTGTAGTGAGGATGCGAGGTGGACGACTGGGGCTTGTCTGTCTGCGAATGGGGGACTTTACAATTAG
- a CDS encoding uncharacterized protein (COG:S;~EggNog:ENOG410PFS2;~InterPro:IPR000209,IPR002110,IPR015500,IPR036770, IPR036852;~PFAM:PF00023,PF00082;~TransMembrane:1 (o946-967i);~go_function: GO:0004252 - serine-type endopeptidase activity [Evidence IEA];~go_function: GO:0005515 - protein binding [Evidence IEA];~go_function: GO:0008236 - serine-type peptidase activity [Evidence IEA];~go_process: GO:0006508 - proteolysis [Evidence IEA]), whose translation MVDSNDLTTLEVEPSAEGATDDGQQDVLSPGTGDKSDPEDKSDDESESDDDRYSTTNHTELQHIVTSIKGFEEKDWADTDTKQLFGENSDRWPYLGATSERKGDSILHILMTEDYDNKKQRENLGKAIQCTIQYHPKLWTARNDEKLTPLYLALTSLDAKRVGLLRKHLFLAKTSKNPIPRPELEKAIATACPADWENCLHLALKHRIRSTSLLTSMIKYASPEAVNATDGNSWTPLHRAARYDYSSEGSLKIIKALIARGEPGDGASPNSEYALDTYVKIDKEHLSVYQYHMKTREEMRPAPSSSRQPNKASRKESSKAEMNTRGANRSIGNSQLMPARDRANMGATRTVAEASEELKEDELRKPGLHRSSTFNVPPVATAVATDIKKESRDKDQAKEKVEQWSELIRSELKLHCLRTRTFSQAVRFLYGSNPDNIQLYFDYRGLPTENVDPNTFYDNFQQTRFDDVLQFVEFPTVRLRQTPDPRGECIKQHKAVYQFNTRGRKDLMFFFSWLKDKKVKHIINLIVDDTKDSHADDAIEACLSGLRVDVLDWSKPDLDPEMLYDACPDVRELHLYWGGNNAVLRAWAEPSGLRELKSLERIYLYYDQTCHRSKTKVDAFITRIQTPVPAPETASAKVMPEAKSSSSLPGPEMEKSSKSGTSAKIKVIPKQTLAIDTDGRAGGGTITTADGHSTGQSAVTVHKWLESIDTFTNELKTLMANIGRVSHPGDEIRVALIDDGVDFLEKEFRDRIMHGKSFAAYHHDPNEREKQWYVSERGHGTVMAHMILRVCPMARIYPIRLDTDRDPKTQSSRIKPESVIRAIEAAVAKDVHVMSMSWTVDPPKGKTKTEFDKVLGKAEEKNILLFCSSPDQGNFSGDHYPTAWGPDKLFRIGASQADGHAYNMVPQDNVDYIFPGVDVVRANNRHMRFRGLDDDKSFTGSSVSTALASGLAALVLWLAVIGAKYSLDVGQMDVLTSKDVSRLRRVKAMKQAFKNLGAGQSLHGKFVKIWSVLDKPCAGLREHRGKASEDIDRSRQIIFNLARDLVTKS comes from the exons ATGGTTGATTCCAACGACCTGACAACACTAGAGGTGGAGCCTTCAGCAGAGGGCGCTACCGACGATGGTCAACAAGATGTGTTGAGCCCCGGTACAGGAGATAAGAGCGACCCAGAGGACAAGAGCGACGACGAAAGCGAGAGCGACGATGACCGTTATTCCACGACGAATCACACCGAGCTGCAGCACATCGTGACGTCCATCAAAGgcttcgaggagaaggactGGGCCGACACCGACACTAAGCAGCTCTTTGGGGAGAATTCAGACCGTTGGCCCTATCTAGGCGCCACTTCGGAGAGGAAAGGAGATAGCATCCTCCATATCCTGATGACGGAGGATTATGACAACAAGAAGCAGCGAGAGAACCTGGGCAAGGCGATCCAGTGCACGATCCAGTATCACCCGAAGCTGTGGACTGCCCGTAATGACGAAAAGCTAACACCCCTCTACCTGGCACTGACGAGTCTGGATGCGAAACGCGTCGGTTTACTGAGGAAGCACCTGTTTCTCGCGAAGACCTCTAAAAATCCCATCCCCAGGCCGGAGTTGGAAAAGGCGATTGCGACTGCATGTCCAGCGGATTGGGAAAACTGCCTGCATTTGGCGTTGAAGCATCGCATCCGCAGCACGTCTCTCCTGACGTCGATGATTAAATATGCCAGTCCGGAAGCCGTCAATGCAACGGACGGGAATAGCTGGACGCCGCTGCATCGCGCGGCCAGATACGACTACTCGAGCGAGGGGAGTCTCAAGATCATCAAAGCCCTAATTGCGCGCGGGGAGCCCGGGGATGGCGCATCACCCAACTCCGAATATGCCCTGGACACGTACGTTAAGATAGACAAGGAACATCTGTCAGTATACCAGTATCATATGAAAACCAGAGAGGAAATGAGACCAgctcccagctccagccGGCAACCAAATAAGGCCAGTCGAAAGGAATCAAGCAAAGCCGAAATGAACACTCGGGGGGCTAATCGATCAATTGGGAACTCTCAACTGATGCCTGCACGAGACAGAGCCAACATGGGCGCCACTCGAACGGTTGCAGAGGCTTCAGAAGAGCTGAAGGAGGACGAACTACGCAAACCAGGCCTGCACCGGTCGAGTACCTTCAACGTGCCACCAGTGGCTACAGCGGTCGCGACAGATATCAAGAAGGAGAGCAGGGACAAGGATcaggccaaggagaaagTTGAACAGTGGTCGGAGCTGATACGCAGTGAATTGAAGCTACACTGTCTGCGAACCAGGACTTTTTCTCAGGCTGTTCGCTTTCTCTATGGCTCGAATCCAGACA ATATCCAGCTTTACTTCGATTATCGCGGCCTGCCCACGGAGAACGTAGACCCCAACACCTTCTACGACAACTTCCAGCAGACCCGGTTCGACGACGTGCTGCAGTTTGTAGAGTTCCCCACGGTACGCCTGCGACAGACCCCAGATCCTCGGGGCGAGTGCATCAAACAGCACAAGGCAGTCTACCAATTCAACACCAGGGGCCGCAAGGACCTCATGTTCTTTTTCAGCTGgctcaaggacaagaaggtgAAGCATATAATCAACCTCATTGTTGACGACACCAAAGATTCGCACGCCGACGATGCGATCGAGGCTTGTCTGTCTGGCCTCCGGGTCGATGTCCTGGACTGGTCAAAGCCAGACTTGGATCCGGAAATGCTTTATGATGCCTGCCCTGATGTGAGAGAGTTGCATCTCTACTGGGGAGGGAATAATGCCGTCCTGAGAGCCTGGGCTGAGCCTAGCGGTCTTCGAGAGCTGAAGAGCTTGGAGCGGATCTACTTGTATTATGACCAG ACCTGCCATCGATCTAAGACCAAGGTTGACGCCTTTATAACGCGAATCCAAACGCCCGTGCCTGCCCCAGAAACTGCCAGCGCAAAAGTCATGCCTGAAGCCAAATCCTCGTCAAGCCTACCAGGGCCAGAGATGGAAAAGAGTTCGAAATCAGGCACATCTGCTAAAATCAAAGTAATCCCAAAGCAGACCCTGGCCATCGACACAGATGGCCGTGCGGGTGGTGGGACAATAACGACAGCCGATGGACACAGCACAGGCCAGTCCGCGGTGACCGTCCACAAATGGCTTGAAAGCATCGACACATTCACGAACGAGCTCAAAACACTAATGGCAAACATCGGGCGAGTGTCCCACCCGGGCGACGAAATCAGGGTGGCCCTGATTGACGACGGGGTTGACTTTTTGGAAAAGGAATTCCGCGACCGCATCATGCATGGCAAGAGCTTTGCTGCGTATCATCATGATCCAAACGAGCGCGAAAAGCAGTGGTATGTGTCTGAACGCGGCCACGGCACTGTTATGGCTCATATGATTCTGCGGGTGTGCCCCATGGCCAGGATATATCCCATCAGGCTGGACACGGACAGGGACCCCAAAACGCAGTCCTCTAGGATCAAGCCTGAGTCTGTAATACGG GCCATCGAAGCTGCCGTTGCAAAAGACGTCCATGTcatgtccatgtcctggACCGTGGATCCACCCAAGGGCAAGACCAAAACAGAGTTCGACAAAGTCCTGGGCAAGGCAGAGGAGAAAAATATCCTGCTGTTCTGCTCCTCGCCCGACCAAGGAAACTTCTCCGGCGACCATTACCCTACCGCATGGGGGCCCGACAAGCTCTTCCGTATAGGGGCCTCCCAGGCAGACGGACATGCCTACAACATGGTGCCCCAGGATAACGTCGACTACATCTTCCCCGGGGTTGATGTCGTGCGGGCTAACAATAGACATATGCGGTTCCGCGGCCTTGACGACGACAAATCATTCACGGGCTCGTCGGTTTCAACGGCGTTGGCTTCAGGGCTGGCTGCGTTGGTGCTCTGGCTTGCGGTTATTGGGGCCAAATATTCCCTGGATGTGGGCCAGATGGATGTTCTGACCAGCAAGGACGTGAGCAGGTTGCGACGTGTCAAGGCCATGAAACAGGCATTTAAGAATCTAGGCGCCGGTCAGTCTTTGCATGGCAAGTTCGTTAAGATCTGGTCTGTTCTTGACAAGCCATGCGCTGGTCTCAGGGAGCATCGCGGCAAGGCGTCGGAGGATATTGACAGGTCGCGGCAGATTATCTTCAATTTGGCCAGAGACCTTGTAACCAAGTCTTGA
- a CDS encoding uncharacterized protein (COG:D,K,T;~EggNog:ENOG410PICG;~InterPro:IPR020846,IPR011701,IPR036259;~TransMembrane:5 (o16-34i41-60o66-86i98-123o129-149i);~go_function: GO:0022857 - transmembrane transporter activity [Evidence IEA];~go_process: GO:0055085 - transmembrane transport [Evidence IEA]) has translation MGDVKKAGPFASGLTAAWFWLGLSIGRIALGFVTPLVGERLAVTVYILLEVVFGIIIHLVSNFHAAAVATAMQGFFLGPLFPAIVFATARLLPEEMHVTAIGVATGFSSLGATVIPFLVGVVVETHGVTLLQPFVMALSGAIVVLWLCLPRLPRR, from the exons ATGGGCGATGTCAAGAAGGCTGGCCCTTTTGCAAGCGGTCTAACGGCCGCGTGGTTCTGGCTTGGTCTTTCGATTGGGAGAATTGCTCTTGGGTTTGTGACTCCGTTGGTTGGAGAGCGGTTGGCTGTTACT GTTTATATTCTGCTGGAGGTCGTcttcggcatcatcatccacctcgtCTCGAACTTCCATGCTGCTGCCGTCGCCACTGCAATGCAAGGCTTCTTCCTGGGCCCCTTATTCCCCGCGATTGTATTCGCAACAGCACGTCTGCTCCCGGAGGAGATGCACGTTACTGCCATTGGCGTGGCAACAGGTTTCAGCAGTTTAGGGGCCACAGTTATCCCCTTTCTTGTTGGGGTTGTGGTGGAGACGCACGGTGTTACTCTGCTCCAGCCGTTTGTTATGGCGCTGTCTGGGGCGATTGTGGTCTTGTGGCTTTGTCTGCCGAGGCTTCCGAGACGATGA
- a CDS encoding uncharacterized protein (COG:S;~EggNog:ENOG410PVBI;~SECRETED:SignalP(1-17)) has protein sequence MRPSLGLLLVMGTASLADFTFDELWSLQNTLWENFLYPANLQQINATDTSVFAEDVQGRVDITRTFDGRELNNEYIFGLFSDPDHLSLVGIPIAYNITQFSANQNITAATTVFTFNATSFNTLVPITIDTWILYNPDGKIAQYDATFRWFDWLLDTLSEAAGTGLFNTTDPAEIQKQLGGLLANTICETHEQYCLDENKQYSTNDECVDFLTNKIRFGKAYELGRNTLLCREVHEHMVQYRPTEHCPHIGPEGGGYCVDDKEYAEMVTERYFKQPFIPFGYGGDNVWLAGA, from the exons ATGCGCCCCTCCCtcggtcttcttctcgtTATGGGAACAGCCTCCCTGGCTGATTTCACCTTCGACGAGCTCTGGTCTCTCCAGAATACCCTCTGGGAGAACTTCCTCTACCCAGCGAATCTGCAGCAGATAAACGCGACGGATACCTCCGTGTTTGCCGAAGAT GTCCAAGGCCGCGTCGACATAACACGAACCTTCGACGGCCGCGAACTCAACAACGAATACATTTTCGGCCTCTTCTCCGACCCAGAccatctcagcctcgtcggaATCCCCATCGCCTACAACATCACCCAGTTCTCCGCAAACCAGAACATCACCGCCGCGACGACCGTGTTCACATTCAACGCGacctccttcaacacccTTGTCCCAATCACCATTGACACCTGGATCCTGTATAACCCGGACGGCAAGATCGCGCAGTACGACGCGACGTTCCGCTGGTTTGACTGGCTGCTTGATACACTCTCTGAAGCGGCTGGGACGGGGCTCTTCAATACAACAGACCCGGCTGAGATACAGAAGCAATTAGGTGGTCTGCTCGCGAATACGATCTGCGAAACGCACGAGCAGTACTGTCTAGACGAGAACAAGCAGTACAGCACGAACGACGAGTGCGTTGATTTCCTGACCAACAAGATCCGGTTTGGGAAGGCGTATGAGCTAGGCAGGAACACGCTGCTGTGTCGCGAGGTGCATGAGCATATGGTGCAGTATCGGCCGACAGAGCACTGTCCGCATATTGGGCCTGAGGGGGGTGGGTATTGTGTGGATGATAAGGAGTATGCGGAGATGGTTACCGAGAGGTATTTCAAACAGCCGTTTATTCCGTTTGGGTATGGGGGGGATAATGTGTGGCTTGCTGGGGCATAG
- a CDS encoding uncharacterized protein (COG:Q;~EggNog:ENOG410PICS;~InterPro:IPR036291,IPR002347;~PFAM:PF00106,PF13561;~go_process: GO:0055114 - oxidation-reduction process [Evidence IEA]), which yields MSSYAITGASRGIGWAFVSILSSNPSNTVIALVRNKAATDKRVAEELPGRTNIHVLRADLDSYSDLEIAAEDTSKITGGSLDYLIANAALLTLYDQFDSLGVLGKDPVTLEQEMLANFKTNTIAQVHLFNLFTPLILRGAAKKVIAITSGHADVDLVTKFNVDTAGVYSISKVGLNMAVAKFSAQYSADGVLFLSLSPGLVDTGGFAQLTDEQRAGLGVMLKKFQEYAPSFTGPISPEDSVTAMLSVIDNATVEKDAGAFLSHKGDRNWL from the exons ATGTCGTCCTACGCAATCACGGGAGCCTCGCGAGGCATCGGG TGGGCGTTCGTTTCCATCCTGTCCAGCAACCCAAGCAACACCGTCATCGCGCTCGTCCGCAACAAAGCTGCCACTGATAAACGCGTCGCCGAAGAACTTCCCGGCCGTACCAACATCCACGTCCTCAGGGCCGACCTAGACAGCTACAGCGACTTGGAGATTGCGGCTGAGGATACCTCGAAGATTACCGGTGGAAGTCTCGACTATCTGATCGCCAACGCCGCACTGCTTACTCTCTACGACCAGTTCGACTCCCTCGGTGTTTT AGGCAAAGACCCAGTCACCCTGGAGCAGGAAATGCTCGCAAACTTCAAaaccaacaccatcgccCAGGTCCAtctcttcaacctcttcacCCCGCTGATCCTCCGCGGCGCCGCCAAGAAggtcatcgccatcaccagcGGGCACGCAGACGTCGACCTGGTCACCAAGTTCAACGTCGACACCGCGGGTGTGTACTCGATTAGCAAGGTCGGGCTTAATATGGCGGTCGCGAAATTCAGCGCCCAGTATAGCGCCGACGGCGTGCTCTTTCTTAGTCTCTCGCCGGGATTGGTGGATACCGGGGGTTTCGCGCAAT TAACCGATGAGCAGCGTGCTGGCTTGGGCGTAATGCTGAAGAAGTTCCAGGAATATGCACCGTCATTTACCGGGCCGATCAGCCCTGAGGACTCGGTCACGGCCATGCTGTCTGTTATCGACAATGCGACTGTTGAGAAGGATGCGGGAGCTTTCCTCTCGCACAAGGGTGACCGCAATTGGCTTTAG
- a CDS encoding sugar O-acetyltransferase (COG:E;~EggNog:ENOG410PWAR;~InterPro:IPR024688,IPR018357,IPR011004,IPR001451;~PFAM:PF14602,PF00132,PF12464;~go_function: GO:0016407 - acetyltransferase activity [Evidence IEA];~go_function: GO:0016740 - transferase activity [Evidence IEA]): protein MAATAKRPEIIELSRGLRGIPQCEDYEPMISGMMYNPNKPELLEARHLCRGLAADYNTLDTKTVPYDKVFETRLELLRKLVGKVGEGTFVEPPFLPDYGCNIIIGSNCFINWNFTVLDTSLVVIGDRVQIGTGVSIFSAGHDTSVLSRQKFVEFGHPVFIEDDCWIGGNVVILPGVRIGRGSTVGAGSIVTKDIPAYSVAVGSPARVKKSIQSVEEEEKDPNNPYRNLVREDR, encoded by the exons ATGGCTGCCACCGCTAAACGCCCCGAAATTATTGAACTTTCACGCGGTCTGCGCGGTATTCCGCAATGCGAGGACTACGAGCCCATGATCTCGGGGATGAT GTACAACCCTAACAAGCCGGAGCTGTTAGAGGCACGGCATCTGTGCCGCGGGCTGGCTGCAGACTACAACACCCTCGACACAAAGACGGTGCCCTACGACAAGGTCTTTGAGACACGACTAGAGCTGCTCAGGAAACTTGTTGGAAAAGTTGGCGAGGGCACATTCGTCGAGCCCCCGTTTCTGCCTGACTACGGCTGCAATATCATAATCGGAAGCAACTGCTTCATCAACTGGAA CTTCACTGTCCTAGATACAagcctcgtcgtcatcggcgacCGTGTCCAGATCGGTACTGGAGTGAGCATTTTCAGCGCCGGGCATGACACAAGCGTGCTCTCGCGCCAGAAGTTCGTAGAGTTCGGGCACCCGGTTTTCATCGAGGACGACTGCTGGATTGGAGGCAATGTTGTGATTCTCCCAGGGGTCCGTATTGGCAGGGGCTCGACAGTCGGGGCTGGATCCATCGTTACCAAGGATATCCCAGCCTACTCGGTTGCGGTGGGGAGTCCTGCCCGGGTGAAAAAGAGTATTCAgtcggtggaagaggaggagaaggacccGAATAACCCTTACCGGAACTTGGTTCGCGAAGACCGGTAA